The Stigmatopora argus isolate UIUO_Sarg chromosome 6, RoL_Sarg_1.0, whole genome shotgun sequence region ttcagggttccttctgtggtgaatgttgtttccagactgttctgggttgagtcagtcagctgagtggtggttgaaggtacccctgaagataaaccactgccagtcgaagaactgattgtttctgtggagtcagtattggtagttttcagggttccttccgaggtgaatgttgtttccagactgctcagagatgagtcagtcagctgatcggtcgttgaaggtacccctgaagataaaacacggtcagtggaagaactgattgttactGTGGAGTcactattggtagttttgagggttccttctgtggtgaatgttgtttctagactgttctgggttgagtcagtcagctgagtggtggttgaaggtacctctgaagataaaccactgccagttgaagaactgattgtttctgtggagtcagtattggtagtttttagggtttgttccgtggtgattgttgtttccagactgctcagagttgagtcggtTAGCTGAGTAGtcgttggattgaaagttgaagatacccttgaagataaatcactgtcagtggaagaactgattgtttcagtggagtcagtattggtagttttgagggttccttctgtgtcgaatgttgtttcaagactgttctgggttgagtcagtcagctgagtggtggttgaaggtacttctgaagataaaccactgtcagtggaagaactgattgtttctgtggagtcagtatcagtagttttgagggttccttccgtggtgaatgttgtttccagactgctcagagttgagtcagtcagctgatcggtcgttgaaggtacccctgaagataaatcactgtcagtggaagaactgattgtttcagtggagtcagtattggtagttttgagggttctttctgtggtgaatgttgtttccagactgttctgggttgagtcagtcagctgagtggtggttgaaggtacccctgaagataaaccactgtcagtcgaagaactgattgtttctgtggagtcagtattggtagttttgagggttccttctgtgtcgaatgttgtttctagactgctcagagttgagtcaattcgctgagtagtcgttggattgaaagttgaaggtacccctgaagataaatcactgtcagtggaagatttgattgtttctgtggagtcagtattggtagttttgagggttccttccgtggtgaatgttgtttcaagactgttctgggttgaataagtcagctgagtggtggttgaaggtacccctgaagataaaccactgtcagtcgaagaactgattgtttctgtggagtcagtattggtagttttgagggttccttccgtggtgaatgttgtttcaagactgttctgggttgagtcagtcaactgagtggtggttgaaggtacttctgaagataaaccactgtcagtggaagaactgattgtttctgtggagtcagtatcggtagttttgagggttccttctgtggtgaatgttgtttccagactgttctgggttgagtcagtcagctgagtggtggttgaaggtacccctgaagataaaccactgtcagtggaagaactgattgtttctgtggagtcagtattggtagttttcagggttccttctgtggtgaatgttgtttccagagtgttctgggttgagtcagtcagctgagtggtggttgaaggtacccctgaagataaaccactgccagtcgaagaactgattgtttctgtggagtcagtattggtagttttcagggttccttctgtggtgaatgttgtttccaggctgttctgggttgagtcagtcagctgagtggtggttgaaggtacccctgaagataaaccactgccagtcgaagaactgattgtttctgtggagtcagtattggtagttttgagggttccttctgtggtgaatgttgtttccagactgttctgggttgagtcagtcagctgagtggtggttgaaggtacccctgaagataaaccactgtcagtcgaagaactgattgtttctgtggagtcagtattggtagttttgagggttccttctgtgtcgaatgttgtttctagactgctcagagttgagtcaattcgctgagtagtcgttggattgaaagttgaaggtacccctgaagataaatcactgtccgtggaagatttgattgtttctgtggagtcagtattggtagttttgagggttccttccgtggtgaatgttgtttcaagactgttctgggttgaatcagtcagctgagtggtggttgaaggtacttctgaagataaaccactgtcagtggaagaactgattgtttctgtggagtcagtatcggtagttttgagggttccttccgtggtgaatgttgtttccagactgctcagagttgagtcagtcagctgatcggtcgttgaaggcacccctgaagataaaacacggttagtgaaagaactgattgtttttgtggagtcagtattgatagttttgagggttccttccgtggtgaataatgtttccagactgctcagagttgagtcagtcagctgagtggtggttgatggtacccctgaagataaaccactgtcagtcgaagaactgattgtttctgtggagtcagtattggtagttttcagggttccttccgaggtgaatgttgtttccagactgctcagagatgagtcagtcagctgatcggtcgttgaaggtacccctgaagataaaacacggtcagtggaagaactgattgtttgtgtggagtcagtatttgtagttttgagggttccttctgtggcgaatgttgtttctagactgctcagagttgagtcaattcgctgagtagtcgttggattgaaagttgaaggtacccctgaagataaatcactgtcagtggcagatttgattgtttctgtggagtcagtattggtagttttgagggttccttccgtggtgaatgttgtttcaagactgttctgggttgagtcagtcagctgagtggtggttgaaggtacttctgaagataaaacacggtcagtggaagaactgattgtttccgtggagtcagtattggtagttttgagggttacttctgtggtgaatgttgtttccagactgttctgtgttgagtcagtcagctgagtggtggttgaaggtacccctgaagataaaccactgtcagtcgaagaactgattgtttctgtggagtcagtattggtagttttgagggttccttccgtggtgaatgttgtttcaagactgttctgggttgagtcagtcagctgagtggtggttgaaggtacccctgaagataaaccactgccagtcgaagaactgattgtttctgtggagtcagtattggtagttttcagggttccttccgaggtgaatgttgtttccagactgctcagagatgagtcagtcagctgatcggtcgttgaaggtacccctgaagataaaacacggtcagtggaagaactgattgttactGTGGAGTcactattggtagttttgagggttccttctgtggtgaatgttgtttccagactgttctgggttgagtcagtcagctgagtggtggttgaaggtacctctgaagataaaccactgccagttgaagaactgattgtttctgtggagtcagtattggtagttttcagggttccttctgtggtgaatgttgtttccagactgttctgggttgagtcagtcagttgagtggtggttgaaggtacccctgaagataaaccactgtcagtcgaagaactgattgtttctgtggagtcagtattggtagttttgagggttccttctgtgtcgaatgttgtttctagactgctcagagttgagtcaattcgctgagtagtcgttggattgaaagttgaaggtacccctgaagataaatcactgtcagtggaagatttgattgtttctgtggagtcagtgttggtagttttgagggttccttccatggtgaatgttgtttcaagactgttctgggttgagtcagtcagctgagtggtggttgaaggtacttctgaagataaaccactgtcagtggaagaactgattgtttctgtggagtcagtatcggtagttttgagggttccttctgtggtgaatgttgtttccagactgttctgggttgagtcagtcagctgagtggtggttgaaggtacccctgaagataaatcactgtcagtggaagatttgattgtttctgtggagtcagtattggtagttttgagggttccttccgtggtgaatgttgtttcaagactgttctgggttgagtcagtcagctgagtggtggttgaaggtacttctgaagataaaccactgtcagtggaagaactgattgtttctgtggagtcagtatcggtagttttgagggttccttccgtggtgaatgttgtttccagactgctcagagttgagtcagtcagctgatcggtcgttgaaggcacccctgaagataaaacacggttagtgaaagaactgattgtttttgtggagtcagtattgatagttttgagggttccttccgtggtgaataatgtttccagactgctcagagttgagtcagtcagctgagtggtggttgatggtacccctgaagataaaccactgtcagtcgaagaactgattgtttctgtggagtcagtattggtagttttcagggttccttccgaggtgaatgttgtttccagactgctcagagatgagtcagtcagctgatcggtcgttgaaggtacccctgaagataaaacacggtcagtggaagaactgattgtttgtgtggagtcagtatttgtagttttcagggttccttctgtggcgaatgttgtttctagactgctcagagttgagtcaattcgctgagtagtcgttggattgaaagttgaaggtacccctgaagataaatcactgtcagtggcagatttgattgtttctgtggagtcagtattggtagttttgagggttccttccgtggtgaatgttgtttcaagactgttctgggttgagtcagtcagctgagtggtggttgaaggtacttctgaagataaaacacggtcagtggaagaactgattgtttctgtggagtcagtattggtagttttgagggttacttctgtggtgaatgttgtttccagactgttctgtgttgagtcagtcagctgagtggtggttgaaggtacccctgaagataaaccactgtcagtcgaagaactgattgtttctgtggagtcagtattggtagttttgagggttccttccgtggtgaatgttgtttcaagactgttctgggttgagtcagtcagctgagtggtggttgaaggtacttctgaagataaaccactgtcagtggaagaactgattgtttctgtggagtcagtatcggtagttttgagggttccttctgtggtgaatgttgtttccagactgttctgggttgagtcagtcagctgagtggtggttgaaggtacccctgaagataaaccactgccagtcgaagaactgattgtttctgtggagtcagtattggtagttttgagggttcgttccgtggtgattgttgtttccagactgctcagagttgagtcggtTAGCTGAGTAGtcgttggattgaaagttgaaggtacccttgaagataaatcactgtcagtggaagaactgattctttcagtggagtcagtattggtagttttgagggttccttctgtggcgAATGTTGtatccagactgttctgggttgagtcagtcagctgagtggtggttgaaggtacttctgaagataaaccattgtcagtggaagaaatgattgtttcagtggagtcagtattggtagttttgagggttcgttccgtggtgattgttgtttccagactgctcagagttgagtcggtTAGCTGAGTAGtcgttggattgaaagttgaaggtacccttgaagataaatcactgtcagtggaagaactgattctttcagtggagtcagtattggtagttttgagggttccttctgtggcgATTGTTGtatccagactgttctgggttgagtcagtcagctgagtggtggttgaaggtacttctgaagataaaccattgtcagtggaagaactgattgtttctgtggagtcagtattggtagttttgagggttccttctgtggcgaatgttgtttccagactgctcagagttgagtcagttaGCAGAGTAGTCattggattgaaagttgaaggtacccctgaagatacgTCAAcagaagaactgattgtttctgtgaagTCGggattggtagttttgagggttccttctttggtgaatgttgtttccagacttctcagagttgagtcagtcagctgagtggttgTTGGAGGgaaagttgaaggtacccctgaagataaaccaccatcagtggaagaactgattctttctgtggagtcagttttggtagttttgagggttcttTCTGTGgcgaatgttgtttccagactgctcagagttgagtcagtcagcttaGTGGTgtttgaaggtacccctgaagataaaccactgtcagtggaagaactgattgtttctgtggagtcagtatttgtagttttgagggttccttctgtggtgaatgttgttacCAGACTGCTCAGAATTGAGTCAGTCATTTGAGTGGAGGTTGAAGGTACcgttgaagataaaccactaTTAGTGAAAGAACTGAATGTCtcagtggagtcagtattggtagttttgagggttccttcagtGGCGAATATTGTTtctagactgctcagagttaagtcagtcagctgagtggtggtcgaaggtacccctgaagataaccCACTGTCATTGGAAGAACTCATTGTttcagtggagtcagtattggtagttttgagcgttccttctgtggtgaatattgtttccagactgttctgggttgagtcagtcagcagAGTGGTGGTTGGAGGgaaagttgaaggtacccctgaagataaaccactgtcagaggAAGAACTAATTTTTTCtttggagtcagtattggtagttttgagggttccttcggTGGCAAATGTTGTTTCCAGTCTGGTCAGAGTTGAGTTGAGTGGTGTCAGCTGAGCGGGTTTTGAAGGTatccctgaagataaaccactattagtggaaaacagactggttgGGGGCCCTCGAGGAAAGGAGTTGGAGACCCCGGTCTTAAAGAGTAATCGATTTGCAAAATCTCATCACTTTACTTATATTTATAAATGTGCTGTCACTATAGTGTTCCATCCGATGACTTATTATAGGttgcaataaaaaaatccatttcaacttatATTGTCCcaaaattatttctccaactcAACAGGCCAaaatttcattacattttttagaaaattgaAACAACATAAAGATTCCTTTAACATGTAGTTTTCTTTCATGACTGTGAGTTCATGGTGGGCCCTgagatatttaataataatgatcAATTATTGTATTTGCTCTGTACAGATGGCGTCAGGTACCTTTGTTTTGACAACCATCAACAAACAGTCTTACATTTTGCGGTCTTTCAACAGCAAATCATATTGACACATTTGGTCGAAAGTTCAGGTTATAATTTGATGAAATTGAAAAATAGCATAAAAGCATATTTTAGGAACATCTTAAAAGGGATACATTTCTCAGTGATATGTACACACATTTAAGGAAACCAATTTAACACCTttgccattcattttcaatctaATGTGATCATATAAATTCATCTGCATTTTAGCCTTTTCTGTCGCTACATATGAAATCAAATGTCTAAATTCCACAAAATAGCCTAATTGCACATCATTTCTGGATAATGAATTTATATTGTACTTCAATTTGAGCCAATTAAGTAAGTCAATTGACACCaatttatgttaaaaatatcAAAGGACTCACCTTGCTCTTGGCTGTTGATGACACTGAACATAACCATCATCATGAGGTTTGCATTCACAAGAAGGCTGGAAAGTGACTTCCATGTTTTCATCTTTCCTCCTTGTCAACTGAGCATCCAAAAGATGTCTGGCTGGTTCATTACACCACATTCACGGATGTGGAAATACACAATTCGTGGTACAGTTCACTTTGATTTAGTTTACAACCAACCTTGGCGTAACCAGTTTGTCATCAATGATCAACAGGTCAACTGAGATTGGTGCGATCGTGCCCTCCCTCTGCAAACCTTTCAAGTATTGTCGTATGACGTCACGAGAACTTGTACAGTTCTTGGGATAATGCTTGGATGGGCGAGGTGGAGGAATATTCACCACTGATATGGAAATAAACATTCATGTGGGCCTTGCCGGACTCATGAACGATGACTAAAGTAAAGTCGTAATGAAACAATATGGGATGGCAGTGATTGATCAGCTTTCAGTGCCATGAACGACAACAGAAGTCAAATTGATTGCAGTTACATGACATAAATGGAAATGTCAACAAGATTTGATAAGTCATTTTTCTATAAAGCCGATGAGTAACTGTACGACAGTAAATGACTCATCATTTGTGTGCGGGTATCCGTGAAATAGCTGgagaaaagatgcttttcagatTAGGGAAAAAAGGGAGGGCTGAGTGATTATTAAAAATAACTGGGAAAATAATGGAATGGACATTCAATGGCTTGTTTGAGGTTAATCACTCAGCAGCAGTGAGTCACGAGCAAACATGTGAGAAGGAAAGCAGAAGAAAGGCTCAAGATTAAACGTTTACGAGGGGCGGTGAGGGAAGTAAATTCTTAGAGAAGGAAAAGAAATCGATGAAGAATATTTGAAGAATTTGGTTCAGAtgaggaaagctgttttccaaTGAGAAGAAACACCCTATTTAAggataaaaatacatattatttTGGATAAAAAGTGAATAAAGTTGTCATGTTCCAAAAATTAAGTACAatggaaaagtacatttttatgaTGGTCCAATATTTGAACCTAACTTGTAATCCGTGagattaaagtaaaaatattcatagatattaaagataatttttgtattaaaattggaaaattacATTAAGTTGTAACCTGCTACAAAACATCCTATTTTCAAGATTAAAGTTTTAATATGACGTTGAGGTTGAAGTTGAAGTTTTTGTCTTTGAAAAATACCGAGTATTTAAGAGTGCCTAAAATCTAACTAGAATCAAGTTGCATATTTTCACCAATATTCCTTTGCCGTCAACGCCagttgaaataataaataataatgtctTCTTGAGCCTGGGATCGGGTATTTTGAAGTAAAacctaagataaaaaaaatataggttATTTTGAAACTTCTGTGAGACTTGCTCGCATCACTAAGCAAAAGAAGCTGTGAAGTGCATGTAAATTTCTTCACTTTTAATTAAAGGACTCCGTGCATCAAACATGAGCAAAATCTAACCGAATATACAATGTCCGAAAACAGTTTCCGTGACATCACAACCCCTTCACACTTCCACCTCTCGACTTTCTGTGGGTTCAGCTTCCGTCTGCGCGGCTCGGGCTCGCCGGCGTTCCATCTCCGTTACCGTCATTGGATGGAGTGGGAAAAAGCCTGCCAAACctgcgggaaaaaaaagaacaatcttCACTTCGGGATGCGTCACAACATTTCTATAAgactttaagaaaaaacgcaGGTGCAAGAAAGGATATTTGACATTTATGGATATCAACGGCAATGAAAGGAGAATTCCacggatatatttttttattagttgcttaaaaaaacgatTTACAGCTGTATTTCCCCCGTAATCTTTCTTTCTCCAAACAgttacagattttttaaaaatggtgtgCTAAAAAGTTAtcctttttttactcatttttttatagGGCACTTATTtaagtcattaaaaattaaaaaaatatatatgtatatatatatatagtttttcttTGCTCATTTTGAGGTTTTTATGATTTCAGAATTGTCTTTTTAAACAATGATtgtactattactattactattttATTTCCAAAATGTGTCAAATTATAGCTATTGTTGTTCCCAGTTGTTAATTAAAGCTTATTCATTTTGGAAGTCAATATTTagtattgaattttattttttcctcatcatATAAACTGTAATTTTATGACTATAATACACTCTAAACCCTGTAGTTTATAATCTAGTGTGAAATATTCAGACTAATGTCTTTTGGTGTAAATATCTATTAGCACCAACATTTTGTAGGTCTACCTGATAATCAAgtaaacattacaaaaatacaGCATATCCTCAATATCTTTTTGCAAACCTTTTTTCGCAGTCTTTTTTTGgaattttaatctttttcccCCACACCCATCGACAAAACAAATCTATAAGGCTTTGCAAACTATGACTGCTTACAGACttttaaatatcaaaatattggaTATAATCGTTCTACTATATCTAAATAAGTACTAAACACACCTAGAAGTTTGGCCACAGGCTTGGTGGGGTGCGCGCCACAGCCGATCCAGTACTTGATGCGGTCCCAGTTGAAGCTGACCAGTTTCTCATTGTACACGTTGGGCAGCGGGTCGTACGTTCCTAGCTGTTCGATGTACTTGCTGTCTCTGGCCCGCTTGTTGTACGCCGCCACGATACGGTAGAAGGGTCGGTTGGCTTGCTTGTGGCCCGCCATGGCCATACGGATGACCACGTACCCCCCGTGGTAACGCTTTAACAGCTGTGATGCTGCAATGGCGGATTGATTTGGAAGCAAGCCTCGAGTTATTTTTCGCAAAATTCAGAGATGAAAACtggaataaaataatatataatcaaAATATTCAAAGAATGTGCAAATGGAAGCCTATCAGTATATAAATAGCCCACAGCCACTACATGAGGAAATGTTCTATTTGCTTTAAAAGCTTGATGATTAACTATAgggttttattgaaaaaatgcagTTATCTTCCCCCATAATAATTTATCATTGATATTTCCCGGTGGCTCAgatgacactttaaaaaaacgaggAGCAGTCTTACATTTTAGGAATAACATTAGCATAAACACAATATGTAGTAATAGACTAGTACAAATTATCACACGTGTTGTAACGCTTTCGTTTGTGTACTCGGAACAGCAAAATTAATTCAGTTTTATTTCCATGTGAAAGCATCTATAATGGTGACTCCTTTTGATATACGTCGATAAAAATACTTACAGAGATGGACCATAATGCCAGTTAAGTACTTTATAACCCCTGCaatgaaagaacatttttatgtcAGTAAAAGAGCGTTCAAATGAACTGCTAGAAAGGTTTACATTTACAGCAGCCGTGCTAAGCTAATGCTAAGAGTAAACAGCAGCGGTAACGTATAACAACTAAACGGAATACCTTTTGAGGTCTCTTGGCGAGCACGCT contains the following coding sequences:
- the mrps16 gene encoding small ribosomal subunit protein bS16m, with translation MCFSELSTVVKSQRRKKTWQRADKCHILDKATQKKYFVFLNICKLTSRTKRARQETSKGVIKYLTGIMVHLSSQLLKRYHGGYVVIRMAMAGHKQANRPFYRIVAAYNKRARDSKYIEQLGTYDPLPNVYNEKLVSFNWDRIKYWIGCGAHPTKPVAKLLGLAGFFPLHPMTVTEMERRRARAAQTEAEPTESREVEV